GGCGCTGGGTGGGCGTGGGCGTCGCCTCCTACGTCGAGCTCACCGGGATCGGCTCCGCGATCCCGGTCTCGCCGGGGATGCTCGTGCCCACAGGCACCGAGGCCGCGACGATCCGCGTGGACCCGTCGGGCACGGTGACCGCAGTCTTCGGCATCGCCTCCCACGGCCAGGGGCTCGAGACCACGCTGGCGCAGGTCGTCGCCGACGAACTGGGCGTGCCGCTCGGGGCCGTGCGCGTCGTCCACGGTGACACGGCGCTCTCGCCCTACGGCACCGGCACCTACGCGAGCCGCAGCACCGTGCTCGCCGGCGGGGCCGGCATGCTGGCCAGCCGGGAGGTGCGCGAGAAGATGCTCCGGATCGCGGCGCACCTGCTCGAGGCCCACCCGGCCGACCTCGTCGTGCAGGACGGCCGCGTGGCCGTGCGCGGCCTGCCCGACCGGCGCGTCACCGTCCGCGACATCGCCCAGGCCGCCTACGGCGGTCGCCGGCAGCTGCCTCAGGGCACGGAACCCGGCCTCGAGGCCACGCGCTTCTACGACCCGTACTACGGCACGGCGTCCAGCGCGACCCACATGGCGGTGGTCGAGGTGGACCGCGAGACGTTCCACGTCCGGATCCTCCGGTACCTCGTCGCCGAGGACTGCGGGCGGATCATCAACCCGCTCGTGGTGGACGGGCAGGTGCACGGGGGCGTGGCGCAGGGAGTGGGCGCCGCGCTCCTCGAGGAGATGGTCTATGACGGCGAGGGGCAGCTCCTCACGGGCACGCTCATGGACTACCTGGTGCCCAGCGCGAGCGAGGTGCCCGCGATGGAGGTGCACCACGTCGAGACCCCCTCGCCGACGACGCTCGGCGGCTTCCGCGGCATGGGCGAGGGCGGGACGATCGGCGCGCCGGCGGTGATCGCCAACGCCGTCACCGACGCGCTCGCGGAGATCGGGATCGAGGTCAACGAGCTGCCGCTCTCGCCGGGGCGGCTCTTTCGCCGAATCGTGGAGGGATCATGAATCTCGGGCTCGCGGGCAAGGTGGCGCTGGTGACGGGGGCGGGGCGGGACATCGGCCGCGAGATCGCGCTCGCGCTCGGGAGGGAAGGGGCGGCGGTGGCCGTCAACTACGCGAAGTCGCGGGACGCTGCCGAGGCCACGGCGGAGGAGATCCGGGCGGCCGGCAGCCGGGCGCTGGCCGTCGAGACCGATATCACCGATCACGGGGCGGTCCGGGGCATGGTCGAGCGCGTGGGTGCCGAGCTGGGCCCGATCGACGTCCTCGTCAACAACGCGGGCATGGTCCGCCGGAAGTTCTTCCTCCAGACCACGCCCGAGGAGTGGCGCGCGCAGATCGACATCGGCCTCTACGGCGTGCTTCACTGCTGTCACGCGGTCGCGCCGGGCATGGTCGAGCGCAAGGGCGGCCGCATCGTCAACATCGCCGGCGACTCGGCGCGCGTCGGCCAGGCGCAGCTCAGCATCACGGCCGCCGCCCGCGGGGGCGTGCTGAGCCTCACCCGCACGCTGGCGCGCGA
The sequence above is a segment of the Candidatus Rokuibacteriota bacterium genome. Coding sequences within it:
- a CDS encoding SDR family NAD(P)-dependent oxidoreductase, with product MNLGLAGKVALVTGAGRDIGREIALALGREGAAVAVNYAKSRDAAEATAEEIRAAGSRALAVETDITDHGAVRGMVERVGAELGPIDVLVNNAGMVRRKFFLQTTPEEWRAQIDIGLYGVLHCCHAVAPGMVERKGGRIVNIAGDSARVGQAQLSITAAARGGVLSLTRTLAR